The following DNA comes from Triticum aestivum cultivar Chinese Spring chromosome 3D, IWGSC CS RefSeq v2.1, whole genome shotgun sequence.
gtttggcaagaaaccaaagttgtcgtttcttaaagtttggggttgcgatgcttatgtgaaaaagtttcatcctgataagctcaaacccaaatcggagaaatgtgtcttcataggatacccaaaggagacagttgggtacaccttctatcacagatccgaaggcaagacattcgttgcttagtatggatcctttctagagaaggagtttctctcgaaagaagtgagtgggaggaaagtagaacttgatgaggtaactgtacctgctcccttattgaaaagtagttcatcacaagaaacggttcctgtgacgtctatatcaatgagtgaggaagttaatgatgatgatcatgaaacttcagatcaagttgttactaaaccttgtaggtcaaccagagtaagatccgcaccagagtggtacggtaatcctgttctggaggttatgttactagaccatgacaaacctacgaactatgaagaagcgatggtgagcccagattccgcaaaatggcttgaggccatgaaatctgagatgagatccatgtatgagaacaaagtgtggactttggttgacttgcccgatgatcggcaagcaattgagaataaatggatcttcaagaggaagacggacgctgatagtagtgttactatctacaaagctagaattgtcgcaaaagggttttcgacaagttcaaagtgttgactacgatgagagtttctcactcgtatctatgcttaagtctgtccgaatcatgttagcaattgccgcattttatgaaatatggcaaatggataaacaaaactgcattccttaatggatttattaaagaagagttgtatatgatgcaaccagaaggttttgtcaatcctaaaggtgctaacaaaatatgcaagctccagcgatccatcagaggactggtgcaagcatctcggagttggaatatacgctttgataagttgatcaaaggatatagttttatacagacttgcgatgaagcttgtatttacaagaaagtgagtgggagcactacaacatttctgataagtatatgtgaatgacatattgttgatcggaaataatgtagaattattctgcaaagcataaaggagtgtttgaaaggagtttttcaaagaaaggcctcggtgaatctgcttacatattgagcatcaagatctatagagatagatgaagacgcttgataagtttttcaatgagtacataccttaacaagattttgaagtagttcaaaatagaacagtcaaagaaagagttcttgcctgtgttacaaggtgtgaaattgagtaaagactcaaagccagaccacggcaaaagatagaaagagaatgaaagtcattccctatgccttggccataggttctataaagtatgccatgctatataccagatctattgtataccctacactgattttggcaagggagtacaatagtgatctaggagtagatcactggacatcggtcaaaaaattatccttagtggaataaggatatgtttcttgattatggaagtgaaaaaaggttcgtcgtaaagggttacgtcgatgcaagttttgacactaaatctagatgactctaagtctcggtctagatacatattgaaagtgggagcaattagctagagtagctccgtgcatagcattgtagacatagaaatttgcaaaatacttacggatctgaatgtgacaaacccgttgactaaaattatctcacaatcaaaacaagatcacaccttagtactctttgggtgttaatctcatagcgatgtgaactagattattgactctagtaaaccctttgagtgatggtcacatagagatgtgaactatgggtgttaatcacatggtgatgtgaattattgatgttaaatcacatggcaatgtgaactagattattgactctagtgcaagtgggagactgaaggaaatatgccctagaggtaataataaagtattatatatttccttatatcatgataaatgtttattattcatgctagaattgtattaaccggaaacataatacatgtgtgaatacatagacaaacagagtgtcactagtatgcctctacttgactagctcgttaatcaaagatggttatgtttcctagccatagacatgagttgtcatttgattaacgagatcacctcattaggagaatgacgtgattgacttgacccattccgttagcttagcacccgatcgtttagtatgttgctattgctttcttcatgacttatacatgttcctatgactatgagattatgcaactcccgtttaccggaggaacactttgtgtgctaccaaacgtcacaacgtaactgggtgattataaaggtgctctacaggtgtctccaaaggtacttgttgggttggcgtatttcgagattaggatttgtcactccgattgtcggagaggtatctctgggcccactcggtaatgcacatcactataagccttgcaagcattgtgactaatgagttagttgcgggatgatgtattacggaatgagtaaagagacttgccggtaacgagattgaactaggtatcgagataccgacgatcgaatcttaggcaagtaacataccgatgacaaagggaacaacgtatgttgttatgcggtctgaccgataaagatctttgtagaatatgtgggagccaatatgggcatccaggtccgctattggttattggccggagaagtgtctcagtcatgtctacatagttctcgaacccgaagggtccgcacgcttaacgttacgatgacagttttattgagttttgatgtaccgaaggagttcggagtcccggatgagatcggggatatgacgaggagtctcgaaatggtcgagacgtaaaaatcgatatattggacgactatattcggacttcggaaaggttctgagtgattcgggtatttttcggagtaccggagagttacgggaattcgtattgggccttaatgggccatacgggaaaggagggaaaggcctcaaaaggtggccgcacccctccccatggtctggtccgaattggactagggaaggggggcgcgcccttccttctttctccttcccccttcccttctcctactcccacaaggaaaggaggagtcctactccaggtgggagtaggactcccccctatggcgcgcctctccccttggccggctgcctcccccttgctcctttatatacgggggcaggggggcaccccagagacacaacaattgatccttgagatctcttagccgtgtgcggtgcccccctccaccatattacacctcgataataccgttgcggagcttaggcgaagccctgcgtcggtggaacatcatcatcgtcaccacgccgtcgtgctgacgaaactctccctcaacactcggctggatcggagttcgagggacgtcatcgagctgaacgtgtgtagaactcggaggtgccgtgcgttcggtacttgatcggtcggatcgtgaagacgtacgactacatcaaccgcgttgtgataacgcttccgctgtcggtctacgagggtacgtggacaacactttcccctctcgttgctatgcatcaccatgatcttgcgtgtgcgtaggaatttttttgaaattactacgttccccaacagttgtcccctcgtcgggactccccccaggtgcaaccagggcccatattcttccttctggcccataaaaaatctccgtaaagtttcggggcatttggactctgtttgatattgatttcctgcgatgtaaaagacACAGAAAAAACATCAACCGAcacttgacactatgtcaataggttagtaccaaaaaatgatataaaattactataaaatgattataaaacatccaagattgataatgaaacaacatggaaaaaaattatagatacgttggagacgtatcacatgcgaactatttttttgaacacagtacagacgcaagcgctcttatacacgcgcatacactcacccctatgaacgcacacacgcacaccctacccctatgagcacctccgaaagaccgaGCCGGCATATGATTttaaaatttacgaagtcaccgtaggcacctcgtcgtcgacgggaaagtctcctcccactaaattcacatcgccggaaattctgaaataaatccaggaataaatgcgagcactaggatttgaaccctggtgggctgggataccacggtccctctaaccatccaaccacaggttggttcgcaggcAAACTATTAGCGTAATCCAAATAGGCATCACTCAATCCCTCGTCCAAGTAAGAGCAGAAGCCGACACGGTCAAAAGCTGAAATTTTATTGTCTTGGAAGCTTGTTAGAAACCCTTGCTTAAAGGGCACCACCCTCTCGTGGATCTGATAACTCAGGGTCATCTCTCGGGAAAATGACAATAATTATTCTGCTCCTTTACCGGATCACTAAAGGGACTAGTCACGCTCCAGATTCGGCTATGCTGGCCTCTAGGTCGTTGGGCCTGGATACGGCTCTCTGTAGCGAGGTGATAGTCTGCGGTGGCTTACTTCATCGTCGGTGTTAGTATGTGTTGCCActccggcctgcggcgacgtcctcaCTATGGATTGCGGTTATCGAAAGATTTTTGTGAGGGTTCTCTTTCCAGATTTGTTTAGTCGCTTACTATTAGGACAATAAGGACGGTTGGATTAACGCGAACGGATGGTCGAGATCTATTGGATCTGcctctttgggtctttttatattgatgatatagatatagatagatatagataccCTTAAAAAAAGATAGATATAGATACAATTCACTCTTTATTGAAAATTCAGTGCGTTTTTTTAACCTACACTGCAAATTTAAAGGTTTGATCATTTTTACGAGATGCTCTGACGTGTGTGTTCGCACCTTGGCTCGGCAGCCTCCATATCCGACGGCCTACGGGACTTGTGTGTTGAAAAGAAGTTTCGAAGAAACCATTATACGAATCTCAAAGCAGCTCACCGTCCGGAGCCCAGACGTCGAGGCGAGGCGGACGACCCTGGGGCAGGCGAAATATTTCTAGTCGTCCCCTTCCCTCAGCCTCAAGCAGATCTGGCCACTCCCATCCGCCCAGTCTCCTAAACCCCTCTCCTCCCCCCNNNNNNNNNNNNNNNNNNNNNNNNNNNNNNNNNNNNNNNNNNNNNNNNNNNNNNNNNNNNNNNNNNNNNNNNNNNNNNNNNNNNNNNNNNNNNNNNNNNNNNNNNNNNNNNNNNNNNNNNNNNNNNNNNNNNNNNNNNNNNNNNCCCCTCCCCTCtccggccggcgccgcccgccaCCGCAGCCATGGCCTGGAGGCTGCCGCCCCTGGCCGTCCTCCTACTCCTCGTCGCCGCGGCCGTCGCCCCTCTCTCCTCCGCCGTCCGCCCGGTCTCCGACGCGCACAGATCCGTCGCCGCCGAGCTCTTCGCCGCCTCCCCCGACGAGTAAGTTCCCTGGCCGCCCGCCAGCGTCACCGTCTCCCCTGATCTCCAGCTTTCGCCCCTCGCGGGCGCAATTAAGGACCAGTCCGGCTCAGATCGATCCGTCACGGGGCTGCCCCCTTGAAATCTCGGGTCATGGCCGCGTTCTAAGTGCTGGCTTTGTCTGTTGCGCGCTGTGCAGCTTGGAGACGACGTACGAGGCGGTCAGGACGTTCAAGATGCTCGGGGTGCAGAGGGATAAGGGCCTTGATGGCAAGGCCTGCAAGCTCGCCGCCCATACGCtgtcctcgtcctcgtcgcccGCCAAGGATCTGTTCCAGGCGGTCCAGATCGCCGGCGTCCTCGGATGCAGCGTCGATGCCGGCGTTTACGATGTGGGTTTTAGCTCTGGAGATCTTGCTGCTTCTGCTGGTATTCGCTTACTTGATGGTGTTCTGAGATTCGTTCTTCGTGGCAGGACGTCGCGTCGAGGCTTAAGGCTGTGATCAAGGACACCGATTCGCTGCTGGAGTTCTACTATTCTGTCGGAGGCCTGCTCAGCCTGAAGGTCACTCCTTCTAATGCACTTTCTGCTCCAtgtttatatatttttatttttttcagcaCTGCTGTTGGTTGATTGTCTGAGTTTTATCTGGTAGCTGATAAAGTTGTGTTGATTTTTTTTGCAGGAACAAGGCCACAGTGTTGTTTTATCTGACGCGGATAGCACATTTCACGCAATAAAGGTTAGAGCAGTGCAATATGCTATGCACTTTTTCCTTGTGTAGTTCTTGCAATCACAATTTTGCTCTGCTGTTTAAACTAGAGTTGTCTGATACATATCTTTGTTTCTATAGGCACTTAGCCAAAGTGATGGAAGATGGCGCTATGACACCAACAGTGCTGAATCCAGTACATTTGCTGCTGGTAATATTTTTTTGTCTTGCGACCTTTTCTGCTTTTCGCTGCAAATCAAATGTATCAGGCACTGATGTTTAGAAACACTGTTCTGCAACAGGTATAGCACTAGAAGCATTGGCAGGAGTTGTTTCACTGTCTGATGCGGAGGTTGATCCGTCTATGGTGTGTATATGCTCTCTGCTTGTACTCGAATTACTTCATTAACTTGTTGTACATTTATATGTGATTATCTTCCTTGAATGTAAGAGATGAAGAAGTCGGATAACTATATGGTACATGTTGTGTCACAAAGCCTTTTAACGGGGAGAGGGTTGAACTGAATGCCAGTGAAAACCTTGTACACTAGCAATGCTTGTTACGTTGTTATCTTCCTATACATAAGTAATAAAGACATATGGGTGAATATACACTTAAATACTAGTATATGTTATGAAGTACTGGAAACAGGAAGAGCTTGATTTCAATACAAAAGAGAGTGGTATGTAACAAGTTGTTTATCCCTCAGCTTATATCATTCTAATTACATCTCGCAACCTCCATTCATCTGAATTACAAATGCACATGACATGATCTATCATCTTAAAAGAGTTGCAGCCATGTCTCTGTATGTGCCATGCCCTTTGGTTATAACAATCTCAAATCAACTAGGTGTTACCATATCATTCTCGTGTATGTGTACGATGTTCTGCTTTCTTTCTTGGCTCATACAATTTGTTGCCGAATGCTTCTTCCAAGTTTCAGTCAATTGTGTTTGTTCTGAATTTGTTATGTGCGCCATTTTTTATTagtatatcatttgaagtttgtcACTATTGGCGGTCCTGATTTTTAATATTGTGCCATCAGATAGGAGTCGTTAAAAATGACATCGTGAAGCTATTTGGCACAATCAAGAGCTATGGTATGTTCTCTAACCGTCTTCTTTGTGCTCACTGGAGATGAACATTTGATTAAATTGCTTTAAGACAAGGTGCTGGTAGACCAGGCATTTTTTCTATTTTATATCAACTTAAACTTGGCCAGAGTTCTCCAGGAGTCAAGGTGCCTGGTTAACACCTCGTAGGAACTTAGTTACCAAATTGCTAAACCTATGGCATACTGAGTCGCATGTTTGGATAGTTAGCAGTACTATTTAGTTGGTGTTCTTTGAAACTTCTCCATTATGATACGAAGAAACCACTTGCAAGTGAAAATGTTCCTTTTACTGTTGATAGCTTCTTATGATATGCGTTTTCTCAGATGATGGAACCTTCTATTTTGATGAGAAGTATGTTGATGGTTCTGAATACAAGGGCCCTATAACAACTTCTGCTTCAGTAGTACGCGGTGTCACCTCCTTCGCTAATGTTGTTTCTGGGAAATTGAACGTAAGTTATTTCATTTCATTTTGGTGTTTTTTCATTAAATTTATGTTAAGCACCTCCCATAACCAACAAAACTCAACCCACAGATCCCTGGTGAGAAAATACTGGGCTTGGCAAAGTTCTTTCTTGGTATTGGGCTCCCAGGTAGTGCAAAGGATTGCTTTAATCAGATTGAGTCCTTGTCGCTCCTGGAAAACAATAGGTAAGTTTTCCTCTCTTTTTCAGTATTCTCGATAAACTTGCGCCCCACCTTATTATTAGTCTCTGTTGCCCTGTGATGCTTATTTCGTTTCTACAATATGCAGGATCTTTGTTCCTTTGATCCTTTCACTTCCTTCCAAAGTACTGTCACTGACCTCCAAAGACCAGCTTAAGGTAATTATCACATTCTATTCTCTTTGATTTTGTCTGAAATATAATGATGGTATTCTTTGTTTGTCCATTATATTATTCTGCATTGTAGTATAAAATAGTATTAGGCATATCGATATTGCACTAATGATTGTTACTGTGAGGAATTCTATCGCTTGCAAGCACTTTTTGTATTCATTAAATGTTGTATACTTGAATTTATCTTGTTTCGATACAAGCATGCTATAATTTCTAACCTTTATGCATCCTATGTGGTACTTTTGTAGTTGCAATTCAATAACAATAGTGTCTGCTAAAAATATGTATATGGTGTGTGTGAAAATTGCACCACATTTAGCTGCAATCTTGCACTTTATTGCTTTTGACGCATGTTGTGTTTAGTTCAGTGTAATTAACTCCAACTCGTGTTCCCTTGATATATATTATTTTCAGGTTGAAGTAACTACAGTGTTTGGTTCTGCGGCACCTCCCCTCAGAGTGAATCTTGTCCAAGTCTTGGGCTCTGATTCTAAGATCATCACCACTGACAGCAAGGTACAGAGTTAGATTGGTGTTTACCTCTTGGAACTTATTTTCTCATTATAATAGTTCACCATTGTTTTGTCTGTGTTTTAGCTGCCATTCCCTAACATCCATTTCCTTCTGGTATCAGGAACTTCAGTTTGACCTCGACAACAATGTTCATTACTTGGACATTACTCCATTGAAAATAGATGTCGGGAAGTACTCGCTAGTTTTTGAGGTACCTGTAAACTTTATTAATTTGCTATATATATGTGTCTATACACATAATGTAATAGACTAATATTACTTTACATTACTGATGTTTTTGCCCTTCGATCTTCCAGATTACTCTTCAGGATTCAGAACATGAAACCGTTTACACTACTGGAGGGAGAAACACTGAGTCTGTCGTCGTTACAGGACTGATCAAAGTTGACAAGGCAGAAATTGGAATTTCTGAGAATGATGCTGGGAGTGCGGAGTCTGTCGAAAAGTAAACTCTTCGAACCACTTGATTCCATGCCATTAGAAAAACATGTTTTACAGATAAACTAACTCTGACACCTACACCCAAGTAATTGCAACTTCTATATCCTTGATCACTTTAAATTAGTTCATTCTCATCTGGAATAACACTTCCTAACCTGTTAGTATGTGGTTCTTCTCTTTACATCTGACATTTGTTTGAGAACATATCCTGCATTGTTTCAGTCATGGAACTGGGTGTTGAACAATATATTAGTTGAGTTATTATGTGAAAATTGGAATGGA
Coding sequences within:
- the LOC123080221 gene encoding dolichyl-diphosphooligosaccharide--protein glycosyltransferase subunit 2 isoform X1 yields the protein MAWRLPPLAVLLLLVAAAVAPLSSAVRPVSDAHRSVAAELFAASPDDLETTYEAVRTFKMLGVQRDKGLDGKACKLAAHTLSSSSSPAKDLFQAVQIAGVLGCSVDAGVYDDVASRLKAVIKDTDSLLEFYYSVGGLLSLKEQGHSVVLSDADSTFHAIKALSQSDGRWRYDTNSAESSTFAAGIALEALAGVVSLSDAEVDPSMIGVVKNDIVKLFGTIKSYDDGTFYFDEKYVDGSEYKGPITTSASVVRGVTSFANVVSGKLNIPGEKILGLAKFFLGIGLPGSAKDCFNQIESLSLLENNRIFVPLILSLPSKVLSLTSKDQLKVEVTTVFGSAAPPLRVNLVQVLGSDSKIITTDSKELQFDLDNNVHYLDITPLKIDVGKYSLVFEITLQDSEHETVYTTGGRNTESVVVTGLIKVDKAEIGISENDAGSAESVEKLDLLKDTKVSLSANHLQKLRLSFQLSTPLGRTFKPHQVFLKLKHESKVEHLFVVPGSARQFKIVLDFLGLVEKFYYLSGTYDLELSVGDASMENSFLRALGQLELDLPEAPEKAPRPPAQAVDPLAKFRPQKEIEHIFRVPEKRPLQEVSLAFTGLTLLPFIGFLIGLMRLGVNLKNFPSLPGPAAFASLFHAGIAAVLLLYVLFWVKVSIFLVVKQNCTNKGLLTIILLLEQLDLFTTLKYLSFLGVFLVFVGHRTLSHLSNTTAKQKTA
- the LOC123080221 gene encoding dolichyl-diphosphooligosaccharide--protein glycosyltransferase subunit 2 isoform X2 produces the protein MAWRLPPLAVLLLLVAAAVAPLSSAVRPVSDAHRSVAAELFAASPDDLETTYEAVRTFKMLGVQRDKGLDGKACKLAAHTLSSSSSPAKDLFQAVQIAGVLGCSVDAGVYDDVASRLKAVIKDTDSLLEFYYSVGGLLSLKEQGHSVVLSDADSTFHAIKALSQSDGRWRYDTNSAESSTFAAGIALEALAGVVSLSDAEVDPSMIGVVKNDIVKLFGTIKSYDDGTFYFDEKYVDGSEYKGPITTSASVVRGVTSFANVVSGKLNIPGEKILGLAKFFLGIGLPGSAKDCFNQIESLSLLENNRIFVPLILSLPSKVLSLTSKDQLKVEVTTVFGSAAPPLRVNLVQVLGSDSKIITTDSKELQFDLDNNVHYLDITPLKIDVGKYSLVFEITLQDSEHETVYTTGGRNTESVVVTGLIKVDKAEIGISENDAGSAESVEKLDLLKDTKVSLSANHLQKLRLSFQLSTPLGRTFKPHQVFLKLKHESKVEHLFVVPGSARQFKIVLDFLGLVEKFYYLSGTYDLELSVGDASMENSFLRALGQLELDLPEAPEKAPRPPAQAVDPLAKFRPQKEIEHIFRVPEKRPLQEVSLAFTGLTLLPFIGFLIGLMRLGVNLKNFPSLPGPAAFASLFHAGIAAVLLLYVLFWVKLDLFTTLKYLSFLGVFLVFVGHRTLSHLSNTTAKQKTA